Below is a genomic region from Flammeovirgaceae bacterium SG7u.111.
CACGTGAAACATTGAAGAGAAAGGGAAATGATTTTTCCATTATCAATAGAAACTTGGGGCTTTGGCTTTATAATAAGAAAGTAGATGATTATTTAGAAAAAATGGATATTTCCATCTTACTCAGCAACCTGAACAAAGGCTACCTAATCATGCAAAATATTGGAGATGAAGAGACTCCTACCGATATATTACTCTCTAAATTACTTGATCAGCCAAATATAGAACTCCAGCTTTTTGATGGGGACGAGCATGCAGGAATGATAATCGACCCAGATTATTCAGAACGCTATATTCGATTGGCAGGGCTTTTCCTAAGCGAGGAATAACTTTTTGAGTTTTAAATAACCTTGGTAAGGTCTATTTAGCGATATATGGGCAACTGCCAGTGAAATAAAAAACTTATCACCAAGCTTAAGCCTATCTAATTTTTTGAGTAACCCAGCGTAGCCTTTCGCTAAAAAAAAGCATTCCATGAAGACTGCCTGCCTAAGGTGATACCGAACCGAAACTGCCAAGCAATGATCCTCTTCTTTGCTTTCATTAAGGGTAAAAGCCTTTTGGCAAATTCTTAGGGTTGATTTTAAGAAAGCATTATTTTTCCTTATAAACCATCCTGTGCTGCTAGACCCATCAGCAACTCTCTTTTTTGTAAGCATTTCATCTTGAAATAGGTATTTATACTTTCGGGATGATCTTATCCAAAAATCATAATCTTCGTAACTCAATGTTTCATCATATCCGCCCATTTCCACCAGCATACTTTTCCGCATCATCATAGTGGGACTACTAATGAGCTGCAGGCCAATCAAGTATTTATATAGATCACCTTGGGGAATAAGCTTTTTAAGCTGTCCATCACTATTTCTTGGATAAAATGTACCCTTCGCTTCAGATTTCCCATTTATAATCCACGCATCTGAGAAAGCCACCCCATAACTTTTGCCCGCTTGCTCCAAAGCTGCGACCTGCTTCTCTATCCTGTTGGGAACTAAGACATCATCACCCGCAAGATCTATTACATATTTCCCCTTACACCTCTTTAACCCCAAGTTAAAAGCAGCGCACATCCCAACATTTTTATCAAGTAAGATTAACTCTGCAAAGGGAGATTCATCCTTAAAAGCCTTTAACATAGCTGCCGTATTATCCTTACTTGCATCGTCTACGATTATCAATTCAATATTCTGATATGTTTGCTCTACAACTGAAGTAAGCGTTTCCTCCACATAGGTCGACTTATTGTAAGTAAGGCAAATTACAGAAACTAAAGGAGTTGTTTGATGGGACATAAATTGGGTTCCGGTTGAAACAAAAAACCGGTCTTCTTATAAGAGACCGGTTTATATATTTTTTAAGCCTTATGATTTCCATAAAGCAAGCTTGCTAGAAAGCTTATTACTGTAGTAAATACTACCAAAAAAGGCTAGTATTCATCCTCGTTGAAGAAAAAGTCTTCTTTAGTTGGGTAATCAGGCCAAATCTCTTCGATGTTCTCGTAAGGTTGACCATCATCCTCAAGCTCTTGAAGGTTTTCTACACATTCCATTGGCGCCCCAGTACGAATTGAATAATCTATCAACTCATCCTTAGTTGCTGGCCATGGGGCATCTTCTAAATAAGAAGCTAATTCCAGAGTCCAATACATAATTTTAATTTAGTTAATTCCTTAAAATAAGACTTATTAATAATCAATGATAACAGATCGAAAACCACAATATGTAATTTAGTTTTGTGGTTTTCCATTAATAGCAATTATATTTTCAATTTCAAACCTTAGTTTCCAAAAAAGGTTCTTTTTTTTCTCTTTTTTTCAGAGAAAGTGCAAAGAAACACTTTTTTTAGACAAAACAAACTCTTCAACCATCTGTAAATCAAACCTTTTGATTCGAGAACGTGACTTAACTCCAAATGTTACAAACCAAACTTTTTATTGAGTTTTTTTACAAGAAAAATACCAATAAACTAAAGTCATAAAAAAAAGCAACACGAATGTGTTGCTTTCAATTTTTTCAAGTTGGTTGAGAACAAAAGGTTTATTCAACATTAGCACCTTCGGCACTTCCCAATACTTCTTTGATGTCTTTTCTTTCGTTGTCTTCATAAGCAACAATCCAAGCATCTTTCACACCCATTTCTCTTATGTATTTTTTGAAAGAATCGGCTTCCCAGTAATCTCTAAAATAACCGATCGTATATTTTTTCATGCCATCACCATCTTCTTCCCAAAACTTACCTTTATTTTGGAACTGACTTAGCTCTTTGTTTCTAAAAGCACCAATCTGTACTTTATATACAATACCTTTGGTATAATCATCTCCTCCCGCAGTTACATTCTTTCCACAGTCAGCCTGAACATCTTTCAATTTCTGCTCAAGTTCTGCCAACTGTTGATCTTTAGAAGATGCCAATGCATCTCTTTCATTATTTGATTCTTGTGCCTTTTCAAGGTTTCTCCTCAATGCTGAGTTTTCTGCTTTCAAAGAGTTGTATTCTTCATACATATCCCTGAACTTAAGCGGATCCATCGACTTCATTTTCTTCTTCCACTTTTTGGCGTCTTTCTTTTGGTCTTTCTTGCTTTGAGCTGACACGTTAAAACACATTGCCAATCCTGCTAGTAGCATTATTGCAAAAGCTGTATTTTTCATAATTTTTAATTTTTACTTATTCGAAAGTTCTATTTGTAAGAGAGCGATGTTTCTTATATAAGATTAAATTGCACTATAAATATATGTTGATTAACATTTGATATGAAATAATATTGCTTGATTTTAGACGAAACCAGCCTAATTTTAGGTCAATCCCCCTGTTTTCAAAAGTTTCTAAATCTCATATCAATTATATCGATCTTGTTGTACTCCTAACAAAAAAGATGTTTCTAAGTATTTAAAACAACGAAAAACACTTGTCAAGAATCGGGCAAAAACTCCGAGCAGCTCATGCCACTCGGAGCAAATCTTGATTTTTTAGTCCAAACTACCAATCATTTTCGATGGAACAACCCATTCGTCAAATTGTTCGTTGGTAAGTAGTCCCAAATCTAGAGCCGCTTGCCTCAATGTGGTACCTTCTTTATGAGCTTTCTTTGCAATCTTAGCTGCGTTGTCATAGCCAATGTGCGTGTTAAGCGCAGTTACCAACATTAAAGAATTCTCTAAGTGTTCTTTTATCGCCTTATCGTTTGGCTCAATACCTATTGCACAATTATCGTTGAACGACTCACATGCGTCGCCTAGCAATCTGGCTGAAGTCAACACATTAAATGCCATCAACGGTTTGAAAACATTCAATTCAAAGTGTCCATTTGATCCGCCAATTGAAACTGCTACGTCTAATCCCATCACTTGAGCACAAACCATTGTCATTGCTTCGCACTGGGTTGGATTTACTTTACCTGGCATAATCGAAGAACCTGGCTCGTTTTCAGGAATCTTGATCTCTCCAATTCCTGACCTTGGTCCTGAAGAAAGCATTCTTACATCATTCGCAACTTTCATAAGGCTTACAGCCAATTGCTTCAATGCTCCTGAAGTTCCAACCACAGCATCGTGTGCTGCCAATGCTTCAAATTTATTCGGGGCAGTTATAAAAGGTAAACCTGTAAGGTCAGCTATCTTTTTAGCAACCAACTCAGAATATCCTTTTGGTGTGTTAAGACCAGTTCCAACTGCTGTACCTCCAAGTGCCAATTCGGCAAGGTGAGGAAGTGTTGCCTTTACTGCTTCAATACCATAAGCAAGCTGCGCTGCATATCCACTAAACTCCATTCCTAGAGTAAGAGGAGTAGCATCCATAAAGTGAGTTCTACCAATCTTCACTACATTGGCAAATGCTTTTGCTTTTGCGTCAAGAGTTGCCTGAAGTTTTTCAACTTTAGGAAGAGCTGTTTCTACTACATATTTGTAGATAGCAATGCTCATTGCTGTAGGAAACGTATCGTTTGATGACTGAGAT
It encodes:
- the fumC gene encoding class II fumarate hydratase — translated: MEYRIEKDTMGEVKVPADKYWAAQTQRSLQNFKIGGNQMPKEIIDAFAILKKAAALTNNELGVLPKENAEVIAKVCDEISAGELDDQFPLVVWQTGSGTQSNMNVNEVVANRAHVLLGGALTDDKKKIHPNDDVNKSQSSNDTFPTAMSIAIYKYVVETALPKVEKLQATLDAKAKAFANVVKIGRTHFMDATPLTLGMEFSGYAAQLAYGIEAVKATLPHLAELALGGTAVGTGLNTPKGYSELVAKKIADLTGLPFITAPNKFEALAAHDAVVGTSGALKQLAVSLMKVANDVRMLSSGPRSGIGEIKIPENEPGSSIMPGKVNPTQCEAMTMVCAQVMGLDVAVSIGGSNGHFELNVFKPLMAFNVLTSARLLGDACESFNDNCAIGIEPNDKAIKEHLENSLMLVTALNTHIGYDNAAKIAKKAHKEGTTLRQAALDLGLLTNEQFDEWVVPSKMIGSLD
- a CDS encoding DUF2795 domain-containing protein; its protein translation is MYWTLELASYLEDAPWPATKDELIDYSIRTGAPMECVENLQELEDDGQPYENIEEIWPDYPTKEDFFFNEDEY
- a CDS encoding glycosyltransferase family 2 protein, whose product is MSHQTTPLVSVICLTYNKSTYVEETLTSVVEQTYQNIELIIVDDASKDNTAAMLKAFKDESPFAELILLDKNVGMCAAFNLGLKRCKGKYVIDLAGDDVLVPNRIEKQVAALEQAGKSYGVAFSDAWIINGKSEAKGTFYPRNSDGQLKKLIPQGDLYKYLIGLQLISSPTMMMRKSMLVEMGGYDETLSYEDYDFWIRSSRKYKYLFQDEMLTKKRVADGSSSTGWFIRKNNAFLKSTLRICQKAFTLNESKEEDHCLAVSVRYHLRQAVFMECFFLAKGYAGLLKKLDRLKLGDKFFISLAVAHISLNRPYQGYLKLKKLFLA
- a CDS encoding SPOR domain-containing protein; the protein is MKNTAFAIMLLAGLAMCFNVSAQSKKDQKKDAKKWKKKMKSMDPLKFRDMYEEYNSLKAENSALRRNLEKAQESNNERDALASSKDQQLAELEQKLKDVQADCGKNVTAGGDDYTKGIVYKVQIGAFRNKELSQFQNKGKFWEEDGDGMKKYTIGYFRDYWEADSFKKYIREMGVKDAWIVAYEDNERKDIKEVLGSAEGANVE